One Pseudodesulfovibrio cashew DNA window includes the following coding sequences:
- a CDS encoding response regulator, which translates to MRFLIVDDDEGIHLLLQAMLAEYAVCDCFASGETALAAFNRAHEEEWPYDVVFMDILMPGMDGHQAAEIMREQEKEFGVAHQEQFKLVMITSLVDDTNVSKAFFNTDAICYLVKPLDRSKVLDELRQNLIL; encoded by the coding sequence GTGCGTTTTCTGATTGTTGACGATGACGAAGGCATCCACCTGCTGCTTCAGGCCATGTTGGCCGAGTACGCGGTCTGCGATTGTTTCGCCTCGGGCGAGACCGCTTTGGCCGCGTTCAACAGGGCGCATGAAGAAGAGTGGCCCTATGACGTGGTGTTCATGGACATTCTCATGCCCGGTATGGACGGCCATCAGGCCGCCGAGATCATGCGCGAGCAGGAGAAGGAATTCGGGGTGGCGCATCAGGAGCAGTTCAAGCTGGTCATGATCACCTCCCTGGTGGACGATACCAACGTCAGCAAGGCGTTCTTCAACACGGACGCCATCTGCTATCTGGTCAAGCCTCTTGACCGGTCAAAGGTCCTTGACGAACTGCGGCAGAACCTGATCCTTTGA
- a CDS encoding ABC transporter ATP-binding protein, giving the protein MNKLLEIKDVDKHFDISGSFLDQLRLEKGKVRRKKTVVKAVNNVTLDVMPGETLSVVGESGCGKSTLARTVMGLYRPNKGEILYRGERIDNLSSAKMLPYRTRMQMVFQDPYASLNPRMKVNEILEEPVRFHNPGMSRAEVKDRVAEVMCQVGVDPKWASNYPHEFSGGQRQRISIARALVLDPEFIAADEPIAALDVSIQAQILNLLMDAQEQRGLTYLFISHDLSVVEHISNRVAVMYLGCVCELADAKELFSNPRHPYTQALLSAIPRLGGKAGGHTKLSGDVPTPINLPTGCVFHGRCAHANERCTQEIPRPRTLDSGTVVACHGVSEGRL; this is encoded by the coding sequence ATGAACAAGCTGCTTGAAATCAAGGACGTCGACAAGCACTTCGACATCTCCGGCTCCTTCCTGGACCAGCTGCGGTTGGAAAAAGGCAAGGTCCGCCGTAAGAAAACCGTGGTCAAGGCCGTAAACAACGTCACCCTTGACGTCATGCCAGGGGAGACCCTCAGCGTGGTCGGCGAGTCCGGCTGCGGCAAGTCCACCCTGGCCAGGACGGTCATGGGCCTATACCGCCCCAACAAGGGAGAGATCCTTTACAGGGGCGAACGCATCGACAACCTGAGCTCGGCCAAGATGCTGCCCTACCGAACCAGGATGCAGATGGTCTTCCAGGACCCCTATGCCTCGCTGAACCCGCGCATGAAGGTCAACGAAATCCTGGAGGAACCGGTCCGGTTCCACAACCCGGGCATGTCCCGGGCCGAGGTCAAGGACCGCGTGGCCGAGGTCATGTGCCAGGTGGGTGTAGACCCCAAGTGGGCCTCCAACTACCCGCACGAATTCTCCGGCGGCCAGCGCCAGCGCATCTCCATAGCCCGCGCCCTGGTCCTCGATCCCGAATTCATCGCGGCGGACGAGCCCATCGCGGCCCTGGACGTCTCGATCCAGGCGCAGATCCTCAACCTGCTCATGGACGCCCAGGAGCAGCGCGGCCTGACTTACCTGTTCATCTCCCACGACCTGAGCGTGGTGGAACACATCTCCAACCGCGTGGCTGTCATGTACCTTGGCTGCGTCTGCGAACTGGCCGACGCCAAGGAGTTGTTCTCCAACCCCAGACACCCGTACACCCAGGCCCTGCTCTCGGCCATTCCCCGGCTCGGCGGCAAGGCTGGCGGGCACACCAAGCTCTCGGGCGACGTGCCCACGCCCATCAACCTGCCTACCGGCTGTGTCTTCCATGGGCGGTGCGCCCACGCCAACGAGCGCTGCACACAGGAGATTCCCCGGCCCCGCACGCTCGACAGCGGCACGGTGGTTGCCTGCCACGGCGTGAGCGAAGGCAGATTGTAG
- a CDS encoding fumarate hydratase, with the protein MREIQGSDVVEAVAAMCIKANTELPQDVRNKFEQAMAEETSPSAKEVLRQLLENADLSKNTKLPLCQDCGLAVFYVEVGDDCKVVGGNLRELINEGVRKGYGDGFLRKSACDPLTRANTGDGTPAIIHFDMVPGDKLKIAYMAKGGGAENMSRVTMLAPAQGWEGIKKFVVNRVAEAGPNPCPPTVIGVGIGGTFEHAAKIAKKGLLRELDDTHPDPDVAAREKELEDAINRLGIGPMGLGGKTTVLGVKITMEPCHLASLPLAVNVQCHSQRHEEVVL; encoded by the coding sequence ATGAGAGAAATACAGGGTTCGGATGTTGTCGAAGCCGTTGCCGCCATGTGTATCAAGGCGAACACCGAGCTTCCGCAGGACGTCCGTAATAAATTCGAGCAGGCCATGGCCGAGGAGACCTCGCCGTCGGCCAAGGAAGTGCTGCGTCAGCTTCTGGAGAACGCTGACCTGTCCAAGAACACCAAGTTGCCCCTGTGCCAGGACTGCGGGCTGGCCGTCTTCTATGTGGAAGTGGGCGACGACTGCAAGGTGGTGGGTGGCAATCTGCGCGAGCTGATCAACGAGGGTGTTCGCAAGGGGTACGGCGACGGCTTCCTGCGCAAGTCCGCCTGCGATCCGCTGACCCGCGCCAACACCGGCGACGGCACCCCGGCCATTATCCATTTCGACATGGTGCCCGGCGACAAGCTCAAGATCGCCTACATGGCCAAGGGCGGCGGCGCGGAGAACATGTCCCGCGTCACCATGCTGGCCCCGGCCCAGGGGTGGGAAGGCATCAAGAAGTTCGTGGTCAACCGGGTGGCCGAGGCCGGGCCTAATCCGTGCCCGCCAACCGTCATCGGCGTGGGGATCGGCGGTACGTTCGAGCACGCAGCCAAAATCGCCAAGAAGGGGCTCCTGCGCGAGCTCGACGACACCCATCCGGACCCGGACGTTGCGGCCAGGGAAAAGGAATTGGAAGACGCCATCAACCGGCTTGGCATCGGCCCAATGGGGCTGGGCGGCAAGACCACCGTGCTCGGCGTCAAGATCACCATGGAACCGTGTCACCTGGCGAGCCTGCCCCTGGCGGTCAACGTTCAGTGTCACTCCCAGCGTCACGAGGAGGTCGTGCTCTAA
- a CDS encoding fumarate reductase flavoprotein subunit: MQTIYTDLLVVGAGLAGERAAVEAADAGFSAICLSLVPARRSHSSAAQGGMQASLGNSVMGEGDCPDVHFADTVKGSDWGCDQEVARLFADTAPIEMRRLAHWGVPWNRVVPGKSIYYKGGKQFEKVEAQEKEGLIMARSFGGTAKWRTCYTSDGTGHAVMCTMDNRCAQVGVEVHDKTEAIAMIQDGETCYGVVARCLRTGELRVYLSKATMIASGGFGRIYPNTTNAVICDGGAHTMCVNTGVVPMGNMEAVQFHPTGIVPTDILVTEGCRGDGGTLLDVDEKRFMDKYEPEKAELASRDVVSRWMTHHMREGHGVKSPYGEHLWLDIRHLGEEHITGKLREVYEICTSFLGVNPIHQLIPVRPTQHYSMGGVRTNKDGAAYGLKGLYAAGESACWDMHGFNRLGGNSLAETVVAGGIIGKKIAEYLEGCETEFKTALISDTVKAQQARIDALVSGSNGSENVYKVRAAMQDALNKGANIFRTEEGLKECVTTLQDTLIRSKNVGLRSNGRGVNPELAAALKLEGQVKMALMLAYGALMRTESRGSHNREDYPARNDRDWLTRTLAYWKKPDDDLPTLEYEPATSVVEIPPGDRGYGKSEIISADDKKE, from the coding sequence ATGCAGACTATCTACACCGATTTACTTGTTGTCGGCGCGGGTCTGGCTGGTGAGCGTGCAGCGGTCGAAGCTGCCGACGCCGGATTCTCCGCCATCTGTTTGAGCCTGGTTCCCGCACGCCGTTCCCATTCTTCCGCAGCACAGGGCGGCATGCAGGCTTCACTGGGGAACTCGGTCATGGGCGAGGGCGACTGTCCCGACGTCCACTTCGCCGACACGGTCAAGGGCTCCGACTGGGGTTGCGACCAGGAAGTGGCCCGACTGTTCGCCGATACCGCGCCCATTGAAATGCGTCGTCTGGCCCACTGGGGCGTGCCGTGGAACCGCGTGGTGCCTGGCAAGTCCATCTATTATAAGGGCGGCAAGCAGTTCGAGAAGGTCGAGGCCCAGGAGAAGGAAGGCCTGATCATGGCCCGCTCCTTCGGCGGCACCGCCAAGTGGCGAACCTGCTATACCTCGGACGGCACCGGCCACGCGGTCATGTGCACCATGGACAACCGCTGCGCCCAGGTGGGCGTCGAGGTCCATGACAAGACCGAGGCCATAGCCATGATTCAGGACGGCGAGACCTGCTACGGCGTGGTCGCCCGCTGTCTGCGCACCGGCGAGCTGCGCGTCTATCTCTCCAAGGCGACCATGATCGCTTCGGGTGGCTTCGGACGCATTTATCCCAACACTACCAACGCGGTCATCTGTGACGGCGGCGCGCACACCATGTGCGTGAATACCGGCGTGGTCCCCATGGGCAACATGGAGGCCGTGCAGTTCCACCCCACGGGCATCGTCCCCACGGATATCCTCGTCACTGAAGGTTGCCGCGGCGACGGCGGTACGCTCCTCGACGTCGATGAAAAGCGTTTCATGGACAAGTACGAGCCCGAGAAGGCCGAGCTGGCCTCCCGCGACGTGGTCTCCCGCTGGATGACCCACCACATGCGTGAAGGGCACGGCGTCAAGTCGCCCTACGGCGAGCACCTCTGGCTCGATATTCGCCACCTGGGCGAGGAACACATCACCGGCAAGCTCCGCGAGGTGTACGAGATCTGTACTTCCTTCCTGGGCGTCAATCCCATCCATCAGCTCATCCCGGTGCGGCCCACCCAGCACTATTCCATGGGCGGTGTGCGTACCAATAAGGACGGAGCGGCATATGGTCTCAAGGGACTCTACGCCGCCGGGGAGTCTGCCTGCTGGGACATGCACGGCTTCAACCGGTTGGGCGGCAACTCCCTGGCCGAGACCGTGGTCGCCGGCGGCATCATCGGCAAGAAGATCGCTGAATACCTGGAAGGGTGCGAGACCGAGTTCAAGACCGCTTTGATTTCCGATACGGTCAAGGCGCAGCAGGCGCGCATCGACGCCCTGGTTTCCGGCTCCAACGGTTCCGAGAACGTCTACAAGGTTCGGGCCGCCATGCAGGATGCCCTGAACAAGGGCGCGAACATCTTCCGCACCGAGGAAGGGCTCAAGGAATGTGTGACCACGCTTCAGGACACCCTGATCCGGTCCAAGAACGTGGGCCTGCGTTCCAACGGCAGGGGAGTGAACCCGGAACTGGCCGCCGCCCTCAAGCTCGAAGGGCAGGTCAAGATGGCGCTTATGCTCGCCTACGGCGCCCTCATGCGTACGGAATCCCGCGGCTCCCACAACCGCGAGGACTACCCCGCGCGTAACGACCGTGACTGGTTGACCCGTACCCTGGCCTACTGGAAGAAGCCGGATGACGACCTGCCGACCCTCGAATACGAACCGGCCACTTCGGTCGTCGAGATTCCTCCGGGGGATCGCGGTTACGGCAAGTCCGAAATCATCAGCGCCGACGACAAGAAGGAATAG
- a CDS encoding ABC transporter permease, whose translation MRSRWQRFRESYFLYSFLRDPVAYVSFAILVILVIGAFGAPIIAPHNPYDPTTIDILDSELPPFWSPEGDARFLLGTDDMGRGMLSTMLYGMRISILIGVGAVALQAFLGVLVGLLSGYIKKLDTVMMRIADVQLSFSTYMIAIFIGATFQTMFGVANYEKIAAPLLILIIGLAEWPQYARTVRASVLAERKKEYVEAARIIGLSKTRIMWRHILPNTLSPVLVISTVQVANAIMSEAALSFLGLGMPQSQPSLGSLITAGFEYIFSGSWWITIFPGIVLVVLVLVINLLGDWVRDYLNPKLYKG comes from the coding sequence ATGCGATCCAGATGGCAACGATTCAGGGAATCCTACTTCCTTTACAGCTTTCTGCGCGACCCGGTGGCCTACGTCAGTTTCGCCATCCTGGTCATCCTGGTGATCGGCGCGTTCGGCGCTCCGATTATCGCCCCTCACAACCCCTATGACCCAACCACCATCGACATCCTCGACTCCGAGCTGCCGCCCTTCTGGTCACCCGAAGGCGACGCCCGGTTCCTGCTCGGCACCGACGACATGGGCCGAGGCATGCTCTCCACCATGCTCTACGGCATGCGCATCTCAATCCTCATCGGCGTCGGCGCAGTGGCGCTCCAGGCCTTCCTCGGCGTGCTCGTCGGGCTGCTCTCCGGCTACATCAAGAAACTGGACACGGTCATGATGCGCATCGCCGACGTCCAGCTCTCGTTCTCCACATACATGATCGCCATCTTCATCGGCGCGACCTTCCAGACCATGTTCGGCGTGGCCAACTACGAGAAGATCGCGGCTCCGCTGCTGATCCTGATCATCGGTCTGGCAGAGTGGCCGCAATATGCCCGTACCGTGCGCGCCTCGGTCCTGGCGGAGAGGAAAAAGGAATACGTGGAAGCGGCCCGCATAATAGGGCTGTCCAAGACCCGCATCATGTGGCGTCACATCCTGCCCAACACCCTGTCCCCGGTGCTGGTCATCTCCACTGTCCAGGTTGCCAACGCGATCATGAGCGAGGCCGCTCTCTCCTTCCTCGGCCTGGGCATGCCCCAGTCTCAGCCCTCCCTCGGCTCGCTCATCACCGCCGGCTTCGAGTACATCTTCTCCGGCTCATGGTGGATCACCATTTTCCCCGGCATCGTCCTCGTGGTGCTGGTGCTGGTCATCAACCTGCTGGGCGACTGGGTCCGCGACTACCTCAACCCGAAACTGTACAAGGGGTAA
- a CDS encoding ABC transporter ATP-binding protein gives MERLLDIKHLNVDFTLREKTLHAVRDVSLSLDRGERLGIVGESGAGKSVLGFSIINLISKPGRITGGEILFDGKDLSMFSYEEMRRIRGNRISMIFQDPMMTLNPVLTIGTQMKETVLAHMKVSDKEAEAICLDKLKKVYIPSPEKRLKQYPHEFSGGMRQRIVIAISLLTNPKLIIADEPTTALDVTIQAEIMELLLELCETENMGLILITHDLAVVSEVTGRIAVLYAGKVVEIGPTKQIIENPKHPYTQGLLKALPQMAGDAKRLNQIPGMMPSLFDMPPGCSFEPRCEISLDRCRRDVPDLIETEDGVQVACFACEGGK, from the coding sequence ATGGAACGACTCCTTGACATAAAACACCTCAACGTCGATTTCACCCTGCGCGAGAAAACCCTGCACGCCGTGCGCGACGTCTCCCTGTCCCTTGATAGGGGCGAGCGCCTCGGCATCGTCGGCGAATCCGGCGCGGGAAAGTCCGTGCTCGGTTTCTCCATCATCAATCTCATCTCCAAACCCGGCCGTATCACGGGCGGCGAAATCCTCTTCGATGGGAAGGACCTCTCCATGTTCTCCTACGAGGAAATGCGCCGCATCCGGGGCAACCGCATCTCCATGATCTTCCAGGACCCGATGATGACCCTCAACCCGGTGCTGACCATCGGCACCCAGATGAAGGAGACAGTCCTGGCGCATATGAAGGTCTCGGACAAGGAAGCCGAGGCCATCTGCCTGGACAAGCTCAAGAAGGTCTACATCCCGTCTCCGGAAAAACGCCTCAAGCAATATCCGCACGAATTCTCGGGCGGCATGCGCCAGCGCATCGTCATCGCCATCTCCCTACTGACCAACCCCAAGTTGATCATTGCGGACGAACCGACAACGGCCCTGGACGTGACCATCCAGGCCGAAATCATGGAGCTGCTCCTGGAGCTGTGCGAGACCGAAAACATGGGCCTGATCCTGATCACACACGACCTGGCAGTGGTCTCCGAGGTCACCGGCCGCATCGCGGTCCTGTACGCGGGCAAGGTGGTGGAGATTGGCCCCACCAAACAAATCATTGAAAACCCGAAGCACCCATACACCCAGGGGCTGCTCAAGGCCCTGCCCCAGATGGCGGGAGACGCCAAGCGGCTCAACCAGATACCCGGCATGATGCCGTCCCTGTTCGACATGCCGCCCGGCTGCTCCTTCGAACCACGCTGTGAGATCAGCCTGGACCGGTGCCGCCGCGATGTCCCCGACCTGATCGAAACGGAAGACGGCGTGCAAGTAGCCTGCTTCGCCTGCGAAGGAGGTAAATAG
- a CDS encoding PLP-dependent aminotransferase family protein, whose translation MSNQFARRMGTVHRSFIREILKVTADPEIISFAGGLPNPELFPVEAMDRASNEVFTEIGTSALQYSTTEGDAGLRALIARRYADRGLEVDPDSILVTTGSQQILDLCGKVFLDRGDKVVIERPGYLGAIQAFSLFEPEFVTIALEDDGPSLEELEAALKDGAKCFYAVPNFQNPSGVSYSLEKRKAVAALMDEYDALFVEDDPYGELRFMGEDLPFVYSFSKKKGLLCGSFSKIAAPGFRIGWVVAEKEIYDKLVIAKQAADLHTSTVSQLIMRRYMESNDIKTHVGLIKERYGRQRECMVEMIGRYFPEGVTITQPEGGMFLWVTLPEQVSSMDLLDAAIKEKVAFVPGKPFYVDGSGENTLRLNFSNSDEARIEEGIKRLGKALEAMLD comes from the coding sequence ATGTCAAATCAATTCGCCCGGAGAATGGGGACGGTCCATCGCTCGTTCATTCGGGAAATCCTGAAAGTCACTGCGGACCCGGAGATCATCTCTTTTGCGGGCGGTTTGCCCAACCCAGAATTGTTTCCGGTGGAGGCCATGGATCGAGCTTCCAACGAGGTGTTCACCGAAATCGGCACCTCGGCCTTGCAATATTCCACCACCGAGGGCGACGCCGGTCTGCGTGCCCTCATAGCCCGGCGTTATGCCGACCGGGGCCTGGAGGTTGATCCTGATTCCATTCTGGTCACCACCGGTTCCCAGCAGATTCTCGATCTCTGCGGCAAGGTCTTCCTTGACAGAGGGGACAAGGTCGTCATCGAGCGTCCCGGTTACCTCGGGGCCATTCAGGCCTTTTCCCTGTTCGAACCCGAGTTCGTAACCATCGCCCTTGAAGACGACGGTCCGAGCCTTGAAGAGCTGGAGGCGGCGCTCAAGGACGGAGCCAAGTGCTTTTATGCGGTGCCCAACTTTCAAAACCCCTCGGGTGTGAGTTATTCTCTGGAAAAGCGCAAGGCCGTGGCCGCGCTCATGGACGAATACGACGCCCTGTTCGTGGAGGACGACCCCTACGGCGAACTGCGCTTCATGGGCGAGGACCTGCCGTTCGTCTATTCCTTCAGCAAGAAGAAGGGACTGCTTTGCGGTTCGTTCTCCAAGATTGCCGCTCCAGGATTCCGCATTGGCTGGGTTGTGGCGGAGAAGGAAATCTACGACAAGCTGGTCATAGCCAAACAGGCTGCCGACCTGCATACCTCAACCGTTTCCCAGCTCATCATGCGTCGGTACATGGAGTCCAACGACATCAAGACTCATGTCGGGTTGATCAAGGAACGGTACGGGCGTCAGCGGGAGTGCATGGTGGAGATGATCGGGCGCTACTTCCCCGAAGGCGTGACCATCACCCAGCCCGAGGGCGGCATGTTCCTGTGGGTGACCCTGCCGGAACAGGTCTCCTCCATGGATTTGCTGGACGCCGCCATCAAGGAGAAGGTCGCCTTTGTGCCCGGAAAGCCATTCTATGTGGACGGCTCCGGTGAGAACACGCTCCGGCTCAATTTCTCCAATTCCGACGAAGCGAGGATCGAAGAGGGCATCAAGCGGCTCGGCAAGGCGCTTGAGGCCATGTTGGATTAA
- a CDS encoding Fe-S-containing hydro-lyase: protein MAEYTLNTPLTDEDIEQLKAGDVVFLNGIIYSARDAAHKKLFELLDAGKELPFDLQGSAIYYVGPSPAPPGRPIGAAGPTTSYRMDTYAPRLHSLGMKASIGKGKRSDEVKGAMQEHKGVYFGATGGAGALLSNSIEESTVIAFDELGPEAIREMKVKNFPLLVINDCHGGELYVKPNLEAALEEG from the coding sequence ATGGCTGAATACACTTTGAACACCCCTCTGACGGATGAGGACATCGAACAGCTCAAGGCCGGTGACGTGGTCTTCCTGAACGGGATTATCTACTCCGCGCGCGATGCGGCCCACAAGAAGCTTTTTGAGCTGCTGGACGCAGGCAAGGAGCTGCCCTTTGATTTGCAGGGCTCGGCCATCTACTACGTAGGTCCTTCTCCTGCCCCTCCGGGCCGCCCCATCGGCGCTGCGGGACCGACCACCTCCTACCGCATGGACACCTATGCGCCGCGTCTGCATTCGCTGGGCATGAAAGCGTCCATTGGAAAGGGCAAGCGGTCCGATGAGGTCAAGGGGGCCATGCAGGAACACAAGGGCGTCTACTTTGGAGCCACAGGTGGAGCAGGGGCGCTGCTGTCCAATTCCATCGAGGAATCCACGGTTATCGCCTTCGACGAATTGGGCCCGGAAGCAATCCGTGAAATGAAAGTGAAGAATTTTCCTCTGTTGGTTATCAATGATTGCCACGGCGGAGAGCTCTATGTGAAACCGAATCTGGAAGCTGCCCTGGAAGAGGGTTGA
- a CDS encoding fumarate reductase iron-sulfur subunit yields MSRLLKFNIFRYNPQDEQSEPHMQEFVLEETDSMTLFIALNRIREEQDPSLQFDFCCRAGICGSCGMVINGRPGLACHTKTRDLPGEITLLPLPIFKLVGDLSVDTGSWFREMYTKTESWIHTDKEFDPNALEERMDNKEAVAIYELERCVECGCCVAACATARLREDFMGAAGLNRVARFLIDPRDQRTDNDYYEIIGNDMGIFGCMGLLACEDICPKHLPLQNQLGFLRRKMGITSLKRLFKK; encoded by the coding sequence ATGTCCAGATTACTGAAATTCAATATATTCCGGTACAACCCCCAGGACGAACAGTCCGAGCCGCACATGCAGGAGTTCGTGCTCGAAGAGACCGACTCCATGACCCTGTTCATCGCGCTCAACCGCATCCGCGAGGAGCAGGACCCGTCGTTGCAGTTCGATTTCTGCTGCCGCGCGGGCATTTGCGGTTCTTGCGGCATGGTCATCAACGGGCGTCCTGGACTGGCCTGCCATACCAAGACCCGGGATCTGCCCGGTGAGATCACGCTGCTGCCGCTGCCGATCTTCAAGCTGGTGGGCGACCTGTCCGTAGACACGGGCTCCTGGTTCCGCGAGATGTATACCAAGACCGAGTCCTGGATTCACACCGACAAGGAGTTCGATCCCAACGCCCTGGAAGAGCGCATGGACAACAAGGAAGCCGTGGCCATCTACGAGCTGGAGCGCTGCGTCGAATGCGGCTGCTGCGTTGCGGCCTGCGCTACGGCCCGCCTGCGCGAGGACTTCATGGGCGCTGCCGGGCTCAACCGCGTGGCCCGGTTCCTCATCGATCCGCGCGATCAGCGGACCGACAACGACTACTACGAGATCATCGGCAACGACATGGGTATCTTCGGTTGCATGGGCCTGCTGGCCTGCGAAGACATCTGTCCCAAGCATCTGCCGCTGCAGAACCAACTCGGCTTCCTGCGCCGCAAGATGGGCATTACTTCCTTGAAGCGTTTGTTCAAGAAGTAG
- a CDS encoding FAD-dependent oxidoreductase, giving the protein MSQHIVVIGGVALGPKAACRFKRLEPGSRVTMIDQSSLISYGGCGIPYYVSGDVSDAKELSETSFHMLRDPKFFKEVKGIDVQILTKATKIDRENKQVEVESVTTGETASISYDKLVIATGASPRKLGLPGEDLEGVSYVSNPGDATRIREAIAKGQVSNAVIVGAGFIGLEMAEAFADMWGIETTVVEIMDQIMPRLVSPTLAKMGQKHMEENGVTFHFGETVKALEGENGKVTRVITDKRTLEAEAVIISAGVIPNSQIAADAGLNCHERGGVFVDEFLRTNDPDIYCGGDCAIVKNLITNQPAYLPLGSMANRQGRVIGNNLAGGETRFDGVVGSFVVKMFESSFAGTGLSLGGAKAAGFDAISVLLTQLDRAHFYPTKELMNLEMIVEKGTRRVLGVQGFGSSGDAMVGRINAVAAILKSAPVIEDISNMELAYAPPFAAAMDILNALANLADNALRGINRGVGPEGFKEMWDDRESGECFFLDCRENADAAAFMERNPGQWHNVPQGEIYDRLDEIPRDKNVVLVCNTGARSYEAQIMLDEKGYEKVINIHGGMAAIKKYGVDL; this is encoded by the coding sequence ATGTCTCAACACATTGTAGTCATTGGCGGCGTGGCCCTAGGGCCCAAGGCCGCCTGTCGGTTCAAACGCCTGGAGCCGGGCTCCAGGGTCACCATGATCGACCAAAGCTCACTCATTTCATACGGCGGCTGCGGCATCCCTTATTATGTCTCCGGCGACGTCTCGGACGCCAAGGAGTTGTCCGAAACCAGTTTTCACATGCTCCGTGACCCCAAGTTCTTCAAAGAGGTCAAAGGGATTGATGTTCAGATTCTGACCAAGGCCACTAAGATCGACCGCGAGAACAAGCAGGTTGAGGTGGAGAGCGTGACCACCGGCGAGACCGCCTCCATCAGCTATGACAAGCTGGTCATCGCCACTGGCGCCTCCCCGCGCAAGCTGGGGCTGCCCGGCGAGGACCTCGAGGGCGTAAGTTACGTTAGCAACCCGGGCGACGCCACGCGCATCCGCGAGGCCATCGCCAAGGGGCAGGTCTCCAATGCAGTCATCGTTGGCGCCGGTTTCATCGGCCTGGAAATGGCCGAGGCTTTTGCAGACATGTGGGGCATCGAGACCACCGTTGTCGAGATCATGGACCAGATCATGCCTCGCCTGGTCAGCCCGACCCTGGCCAAGATGGGCCAGAAGCACATGGAAGAGAATGGCGTGACCTTCCACTTCGGCGAGACCGTTAAGGCCCTTGAAGGCGAGAACGGCAAGGTCACCCGTGTGATTACGGACAAGCGCACCCTGGAGGCCGAGGCGGTCATCATCTCCGCCGGCGTCATCCCCAATTCGCAGATCGCTGCGGACGCGGGCCTCAACTGCCATGAGCGCGGCGGCGTGTTTGTGGACGAGTTCCTGCGCACCAACGATCCGGATATTTACTGCGGCGGTGACTGCGCCATCGTCAAGAATCTGATTACCAATCAGCCCGCCTACCTGCCGCTGGGCTCCATGGCCAACCGCCAGGGCCGCGTCATCGGCAACAACCTGGCCGGGGGCGAGACCCGTTTTGACGGTGTGGTCGGTTCCTTTGTGGTCAAGATGTTCGAGAGCTCCTTCGCCGGCACCGGCTTGAGTCTGGGAGGCGCCAAGGCTGCTGGATTCGACGCCATCAGCGTGCTGCTCACCCAGTTGGATCGCGCCCATTTTTATCCCACCAAGGAACTGATGAATCTGGAGATGATCGTGGAGAAGGGCACACGCCGCGTACTCGGCGTGCAGGGCTTCGGCTCCTCGGGTGACGCCATGGTCGGCCGCATCAACGCTGTGGCTGCCATTCTCAAGTCCGCTCCGGTCATCGAGGACATCTCCAATATGGAGCTGGCCTACGCGCCGCCTTTTGCCGCGGCCATGGACATTCTCAACGCCTTGGCCAACCTGGCCGACAACGCCCTGCGCGGCATTAACCGGGGCGTGGGTCCCGAGGGCTTCAAGGAGATGTGGGACGACCGCGAGAGCGGCGAATGCTTTTTCCTGGACTGCCGCGAGAACGCGGACGCCGCAGCGTTCATGGAGCGCAATCCCGGCCAGTGGCACAACGTGCCCCAGGGTGAGATCTATGACCGACTCGATGAGATTCCCAGGGACAAGAACGTCGTCCTGGTGTGCAACACCGGGGCTCGCTCCTATGAGGCCCAGATCATGCTGGACGAGAAGGGCTACGAGAAAGTGATCAACATTCACGGGGGCATGGCCGCCATCAAGAAATACGGCGTTGACCTGTAA